One window of Chryseobacterium indologenes genomic DNA carries:
- a CDS encoding ArsR/SmtB family transcription factor, with amino-acid sequence MGVTRTEIYTEEQNRLASLLKVLGHPARIAILQYIINQKACICNDLVEELGLAQATISQHLKELKNIGIIKGSIEGKSVCYCINESTWKQFQNEFNLFFNQDVTIKQCC; translated from the coding sequence ATGGGAGTTACTAGAACAGAAATCTACACCGAAGAGCAGAACAGATTGGCTTCTCTTCTTAAAGTTTTGGGGCATCCTGCCAGAATAGCTATTTTACAGTATATCATCAATCAAAAAGCATGCATCTGCAATGATCTTGTTGAAGAACTGGGATTGGCTCAGGCTACCATTTCTCAGCATTTAAAAGAACTGAAGAATATTGGAATCATCAAAGGTTCAATTGAAGGAAAATCTGTATGCTACTGTATTAATGAAAGCACCTGGAAACAATTTCAAAACGAGTTTAACCTGTTTTTTAATCAGGATGTTACGATAAAACAATGCTGTTAA
- a CDS encoding MBL fold metallo-hydrolase produces MKKTAVSLLAFLLNIVCHAQNFDVIPLGIYGGEQEDNLSAYLVGAPKDNAFLCLDAGTVNAGIRKAIQMKSLDGSAETVLKDQIKGYFVSHGHLDHLSGLIINSPADSKKDIFAIAPVIQILQNHYFITDTWINFADQGQKPILGKYHYNELQEGTEIPAPKTPFFITGYELSHVNPYKSSAALVRKDDHYLLYLGDTGADRIEKSDRLDHLWNTIAPLVKKRQLNTILIEVSFPNSQPEHLLFGHLTPNLLIEELSKLKEKTGQNNLEGLSIVVTHRKPTGDNPELIKKELLKNNPLKVNYIFPEQGKKISLP; encoded by the coding sequence ATGAAAAAAACAGCAGTTTCTTTATTGGCCTTTCTTCTGAATATTGTTTGCCACGCACAGAATTTTGATGTTATTCCCTTAGGAATCTATGGTGGAGAGCAGGAAGACAATTTATCAGCCTATCTGGTAGGCGCTCCGAAAGACAATGCATTTCTCTGCCTTGATGCAGGTACTGTAAATGCAGGAATACGAAAGGCGATTCAAATGAAAAGTCTTGACGGTTCTGCAGAAACGGTTCTGAAAGATCAGATAAAAGGATATTTTGTATCTCATGGGCATTTGGATCATTTATCAGGGTTGATCATCAACTCTCCGGCAGATTCTAAAAAGGATATTTTCGCTATAGCGCCAGTGATTCAGATTTTGCAAAATCATTATTTTATCACGGATACATGGATTAATTTTGCCGATCAGGGCCAAAAACCAATCCTTGGAAAATACCATTATAACGAACTTCAGGAAGGAACTGAAATCCCGGCTCCTAAAACTCCGTTTTTTATAACAGGCTATGAACTGAGTCATGTAAACCCGTATAAAAGCAGTGCAGCACTGGTAAGAAAGGATGATCATTACCTTCTTTATCTGGGTGATACAGGTGCTGACCGCATAGAAAAGTCTGACCGTCTTGACCACCTTTGGAATACTATTGCTCCACTTGTTAAAAAAAGACAGTTAAATACTATATTAATTGAAGTTTCTTTCCCAAACAGCCAGCCTGAGCATCTGCTGTTCGGCCACCTTACCCCTAATCTTCTGATTGAAGAGCTAAGCAAGCTGAAAGAAAAAACGGGACAAAACAATCTTGAAGGACTCAGCATCGTAGTTACACATAGAAAACCAACGGGTGATAATCCAGAACTTATCAAAAAAGAGCTATTGAAAAACAATCCTCTAAAAGTAAATTATATTTTCCCGGAACAGGGTAAAAAGATTAGTTTACCATAA
- a CDS encoding agmatine deiminase family protein, which translates to MQKKKIMFLLLPALLLSCSQADPVQTPDPADTLTTVYKMPEESAPHEGTWLQWPHHYQYGTTYRNRLDATWVAMTKELVQSEKVHIIAYDNVEKSRITGLLNSAGVPLTNINFKLYQTDDFWVRDNGPIYVKDQNGQLFIQDWGFNGWGNKADYSRCNAIPSKIAADTNIPKINLNSVMINEGGSVEIDGNGVLMACKSSILNNNRNPGMTQQQAEAIFTKNLGVTKFIWLNGKAGLDITDMHIDGFARFANSSTIITMNPDDLNYWQVPDGDIDKLYDATTKSGSPYQFVKVPLTRNDVITTYGKNVGRASYINYYIANNRVLVPNYNDPNDAVANTIIQQLYPGKQVVGIDCRNLFANGGMVHCVTQQQPQ; encoded by the coding sequence ATGCAAAAAAAGAAAATCATGTTCCTGTTATTACCAGCTCTTTTACTTTCCTGCTCTCAGGCAGATCCGGTACAAACTCCGGATCCAGCAGATACCTTAACTACTGTTTACAAAATGCCCGAAGAATCTGCTCCACACGAAGGAACGTGGCTTCAATGGCCTCACCATTATCAGTATGGAACAACTTACCGCAACCGATTGGATGCAACCTGGGTAGCAATGACCAAAGAACTGGTACAGAGTGAAAAAGTTCATATCATTGCTTATGACAACGTAGAAAAATCCCGTATTACAGGGTTATTAAACAGTGCCGGAGTTCCCCTTACCAATATCAATTTCAAACTTTATCAGACAGATGATTTCTGGGTAAGAGATAACGGTCCTATTTATGTAAAGGATCAGAATGGCCAATTATTCATTCAGGATTGGGGATTTAACGGCTGGGGTAACAAAGCCGATTACAGCAGATGTAATGCAATTCCTTCAAAAATAGCTGCAGACACCAATATCCCTAAGATCAATCTCAATTCTGTAATGATCAATGAAGGCGGAAGTGTGGAAATTGACGGAAACGGAGTATTGATGGCCTGTAAAAGTTCCATCCTTAATAACAACAGAAATCCGGGAATGACCCAACAGCAGGCAGAAGCTATATTTACCAAAAATTTAGGAGTCACTAAATTTATCTGGCTGAATGGAAAAGCGGGCCTTGATATCACTGATATGCATATTGACGGTTTTGCCCGATTTGCAAATTCGTCTACTATTATCACAATGAATCCTGATGACCTTAATTACTGGCAGGTTCCTGACGGCGACATTGATAAGTTATATGATGCTACCACAAAAAGCGGTTCTCCTTATCAGTTCGTAAAAGTTCCGTTAACCAGAAATGACGTGATAACCACTTACGGAAAAAATGTAGGACGTGCTTCTTACATCAATTATTATATTGCGAACAACCGTGTATTGGTCCCTAATTATAATGATCCGAATGATGCTGTTGCCAATACTATTATTCAACAGCTGTACCCCGGTAAACAGGTTGTTGGAATAGACTGCCGTAATTTATTTGCCAATGGCGGAATGGTACATTGTGTAACACAGCAGCAGCCCCAATAA
- a CDS encoding DUF6428 family protein: protein MKLSEIKEILPTLENVEFQLENGTFVPEHFHVTEVGQIVKKFIDCGGVIRHEKAVNFQLWNADDYEHRLKPGKLLHIIQLSEDKLGIEDSEIEVEYQGETIGKYDLEFNGKNFILKNKTTACLAQEACGIPSEKQKKNLSELTGNQSSCCTPASGCCS, encoded by the coding sequence ATGAAACTATCAGAAATCAAAGAAATTCTTCCAACATTGGAAAATGTAGAATTTCAATTGGAAAACGGCACTTTTGTTCCTGAACATTTCCATGTAACAGAAGTGGGACAGATTGTAAAAAAATTCATTGATTGCGGTGGCGTAATCCGACATGAGAAAGCAGTGAACTTCCAGCTATGGAATGCTGATGATTATGAACACCGTCTGAAACCGGGAAAACTGCTTCACATCATTCAACTTTCTGAAGATAAACTGGGAATAGAAGATTCAGAAATTGAAGTAGAATATCAGGGAGAGACCATCGGTAAATATGATCTTGAATTTAACGGTAAAAATTTCATTCTGAAAAATAAGACAACAGCCTGTCTTGCTCAGGAAGCATGTGGGATTCCTTCTGAAAAACAAAAGAAAAATCTATCTGAACTAACGGGAAATCAATCATCTTGCTGCACACCGGCTTCAGGTTGCTGCTCATAA